The following proteins come from a genomic window of Bacteroidales bacterium:
- a CDS encoding integration host factor subunit beta, translating into MTKADIVDKISQKTGIEKIVIEKIVEGFMKTVKESMIGGQNVYLRGFGSFIVKKRAQKKARNISKNTEVVIPEHYVPSFKPSKKFANRVKENVK; encoded by the coding sequence ACAAAATCTCCCAAAAGACTGGTATTGAAAAGATCGTTATTGAAAAAATAGTCGAAGGCTTCATGAAGACCGTAAAAGAATCCATGATTGGTGGTCAAAACGTTTATTTAAGAGGATTTGGAAGTTTCATAGTTAAGAAGCGTGCTCAGAAGAAAGCACGCAACATTTCTAAAAATACTGAAGTTGTTATTCCAGAACATTATGTTCCTTCGTTCAAACCATCTAAAAAATTTGCCAATAGGGTTAAAGAGAATGTGAAATAA